From Curtobacterium sp. SGAir0471, the proteins below share one genomic window:
- a CDS encoding formate/nitrite transporter family protein, producing MTDERRREVGDSDAPVEDEIEESFDAVVDEGAERLQRTTRVVLATGFAGGLEIGLGVMGYLAVLHETDSHLLAGIAFSIGLVALYLAHSELFTENFLMPIVALVAREGTVRQLLRLWLGTLVSNLAGGWVVMWLVVQAFPQWHTVLEESARHYVDAPFGLQTAVLAVLGGSTITLVTRMQQGTDSDPAKLVAAVAGGFLLAGLQLFHSILDSLLVFGAIQAGAAITYGQWAAWFGYVLLFNVLGGVVLVTSLRIIRSADLLRGRRREAPDAPDRGAGEQERGTAR from the coding sequence GTGACGGACGAACGACGCCGCGAGGTCGGCGACAGCGACGCCCCGGTCGAGGACGAGATCGAGGAGTCCTTCGACGCGGTGGTCGACGAGGGCGCCGAACGGCTGCAGCGCACGACCCGGGTCGTCCTGGCGACGGGGTTCGCGGGGGGCCTGGAGATCGGGCTCGGCGTCATGGGCTACCTCGCCGTGCTGCACGAGACCGACAGCCACCTGCTCGCGGGCATCGCCTTCAGCATCGGCCTCGTGGCGCTGTACCTGGCGCACAGCGAGCTCTTCACGGAGAACTTCCTGATGCCGATCGTGGCGCTCGTCGCCCGCGAGGGCACGGTGCGGCAGCTCCTCCGGCTCTGGCTCGGCACGCTGGTCAGCAACCTCGCCGGCGGCTGGGTCGTGATGTGGCTCGTCGTGCAGGCGTTCCCGCAGTGGCACACGGTGCTCGAGGAGTCCGCCCGGCACTACGTCGACGCCCCCTTCGGGCTGCAGACCGCGGTGCTCGCCGTGCTCGGCGGCAGCACCATCACCCTGGTGACGCGGATGCAGCAGGGTACGGACTCGGACCCGGCGAAGCTCGTCGCGGCGGTCGCCGGCGGCTTCCTGCTGGCCGGCCTGCAGCTCTTCCACTCGATCCTGGACTCGCTGCTGGTCTTCGGCGCGATCCAGGCCGGCGCGGCGATCACGTACGGCCAGTGGGCCGCCTGGTTCGGCTACGTGCTCCTGTTCAACGTCCTCGGCGGGGTCGTGCTCGTGACGTCGCTCCGGATCATCCGGTCGGCGGACCTGCTGCGCGGGCGGCGGCGCGAGGCGCCGGACGCGCCGGACCGCGGGGCCGGTGAGCAGGAGCGGGGCACCGCGCGCTGA
- a CDS encoding glycoside hydrolase family 32 protein has product MSTVTEEGTARETAVLRRPRRHFTPTRNWMNDPNGLVRHDGRWHLYFQHNPNGIDHGTVGWGHASSPDLLTWTEHEVALEADDDGQVFSGSVVFDAENTSGLGSAEHPPLVAIWTQAAETEQSQALASSTDGGYRWRKHPGNPVLRRGSADFRDPKVFRYEGTDGPCWIMVAVEAQDRQVLVHRSTDLLSWALVSTYGPAGPVGGVWECPDLFPLAVDGDPDRVVWVLLISLNPGGVAGGSGTHVVLGQFDGERFVPDEPLPAETRLPDGSWRQQSTEELATYRWLDHGPDAYAGVTFSGTEGPDRTLVAWMDNWDYAKELPTRPWRGAMTAARVLGLTERDGRLKLVQRIVGPASGAEEVLRQQDDAATEHDLPGVVRVEVAITLREASGVVRLDVDDADGRRRLGLRYDAADASLRLDRPAADGLPAAFERHVAVTVRPDGDRVALTLWFDESSVEVSSGGGTGSMTALLAGSATDGRRRLLVDPGPHAVAVTASADTDEPTPVG; this is encoded by the coding sequence GTGAGCACCGTGACGGAGGAGGGGACCGCACGGGAGACCGCGGTGCTCCGGCGCCCGCGGCGGCACTTCACCCCCACCCGGAACTGGATGAACGACCCGAACGGGCTCGTCCGCCACGACGGGCGGTGGCACCTGTACTTCCAGCACAACCCGAACGGCATCGACCACGGCACGGTCGGCTGGGGGCACGCGTCGAGCCCCGACCTGCTGACCTGGACGGAGCACGAGGTCGCGCTCGAGGCCGACGACGACGGCCAGGTCTTCTCGGGCTCCGTCGTCTTCGACGCGGAGAACACGAGCGGGCTCGGGTCGGCGGAGCACCCGCCCCTGGTGGCGATCTGGACGCAGGCCGCCGAGACCGAGCAGTCGCAGGCACTCGCGTCCAGCACGGACGGCGGGTACCGGTGGCGGAAGCACCCGGGCAACCCGGTGCTGCGACGCGGGTCCGCCGACTTCCGCGACCCGAAGGTGTTCCGGTACGAGGGCACCGACGGCCCCTGCTGGATCATGGTCGCGGTCGAGGCCCAGGACCGCCAGGTGCTCGTGCACCGCTCGACGGACCTGCTGTCGTGGGCGCTCGTGTCCACCTACGGCCCTGCCGGTCCGGTCGGCGGGGTGTGGGAGTGCCCGGACCTGTTCCCGCTGGCCGTCGACGGCGACCCGGACCGCGTGGTCTGGGTGCTGCTCATCAGCCTCAACCCGGGCGGGGTCGCGGGCGGTTCCGGCACGCACGTCGTGCTCGGGCAGTTCGACGGCGAGCGGTTCGTCCCCGACGAGCCGCTGCCGGCCGAGACCCGGCTGCCGGACGGTTCGTGGCGGCAGCAGTCCACCGAGGAGCTCGCGACGTACCGGTGGCTCGACCACGGTCCGGACGCGTACGCCGGCGTCACCTTCTCGGGCACCGAGGGACCGGACCGGACCCTCGTCGCCTGGATGGACAACTGGGACTACGCGAAGGAGCTGCCGACCCGTCCGTGGCGCGGCGCGATGACCGCCGCCCGGGTGCTCGGTCTCACCGAGCGGGACGGCCGGCTCAAACTGGTGCAGCGGATCGTCGGACCGGCGAGCGGAGCGGAGGAGGTGCTCCGGCAGCAGGACGACGCGGCCACCGAGCACGACCTGCCCGGTGTGGTCCGCGTCGAGGTCGCGATCACGCTGCGCGAGGCATCGGGCGTGGTGCGGCTGGACGTCGACGACGCCGACGGCCGCCGACGGCTCGGGCTCCGGTACGACGCCGCCGACGCCTCGCTCCGACTCGACCGGCCCGCCGCCGACGGGCTCCCCGCGGCGTTCGAGCGGCACGTCGCCGTGACGGTCCGACCCGACGGCGACCGCGTGGCGCTCACCCTGTGGTTCGACGAGTCGTCGGTCGAGGTCTCGTCCGGTGGCGGTACCGGCTCGATGACGGCGCTGCTCGCCGGGTCGGCGACCGACGGCAGGCGCCGCCTGCTGGTGGACCCCGGTCCGCACGCGGTCGCGGTGACGGCGTCCGCCGACACGGACGAGCCGACCCCGGTCGGGTGA
- a CDS encoding carbohydrate ABC transporter permease, with product MTEIVPVAGAPKLVATKRERVTKTSAERRPRVLLSIVMGVIAVLWMVPAIGLLITSFRTTTAAQSTGWWTVFGNLFGTEWTLDNYSNALTGATSGTGQSLAAEFLNSVAVAVPATILPLMISAFAAYAFTFLQFRFKEFYFAVIVGLLVVPVQISLIPVLQLYKSITQATGLQITGTFPAAWIVHSAFALPLCIYILRNYMSTLPVALIEAARVDGASHFQIFWRLAVPMSVPALASFAIFQFLWVWNDYLVAYIFIGNTNPVLQQGLLGLLGQYGSGWNLVAAGSFIVLIVPLVVFLSLQRFFVRGLTAGSVK from the coding sequence ATGACCGAGATCGTCCCGGTGGCCGGTGCCCCGAAACTCGTCGCGACGAAGCGCGAGCGGGTCACGAAGACCAGCGCCGAGCGGCGTCCCCGTGTCCTGCTCAGCATCGTGATGGGCGTCATCGCGGTGCTCTGGATGGTGCCCGCGATCGGCCTGCTCATCACGAGCTTCCGCACCACGACCGCCGCGCAGAGCACCGGGTGGTGGACCGTCTTCGGCAACCTGTTCGGCACCGAGTGGACCCTCGACAACTACTCGAACGCCCTGACCGGGGCGACCTCCGGCACCGGGCAGAGCCTGGCTGCCGAGTTCCTGAACAGCGTCGCGGTCGCGGTGCCGGCCACGATCCTGCCGCTGATGATCTCGGCGTTCGCGGCCTACGCGTTCACGTTCCTGCAGTTCCGGTTCAAGGAGTTCTACTTCGCGGTGATCGTCGGTCTGCTCGTGGTGCCGGTGCAGATCTCGCTCATCCCGGTCCTGCAGCTGTACAAGTCGATCACGCAGGCGACGGGGCTGCAGATCACGGGCACCTTCCCCGCGGCGTGGATCGTGCACTCGGCGTTCGCGCTGCCGCTGTGCATCTACATCCTGCGGAACTACATGTCGACCCTGCCGGTCGCGCTGATCGAGGCCGCCCGCGTCGACGGGGCGTCGCACTTCCAGATCTTCTGGCGGCTCGCGGTCCCGATGTCGGTGCCGGCGCTGGCGTCGTTCGCGATCTTCCAGTTCCTCTGGGTGTGGAACGACTACCTCGTGGCGTACATCTTCATCGGCAACACGAACCCGGTGCTGCAGCAGGGCCTGCTCGGTCTGCTCGGACAGTACGGGTCGGGCTGGAACCTGGTCGCGGCCGGGTCGTTCATCGTGCTCATCGTGCCCCTCGTGGTGTTCCTGTCGCTCCAGCGCTTCTTCGTCCGCGGCCTCACCGCCGGGTCGGTCAAGTGA
- a CDS encoding carbohydrate ABC transporter permease, protein MQQVLSVLVSVIGGLAVSFLIYLGLNFLVSKTHGKWHGRLLPYVFIGPVLLLLLVFLVVPTVQTVIQSLQKTDQYGLTSFGGLDNYVSLFSTPSFLSTLLNNLLWIIVVPAVVVVIGLLVATLADRLGPKREKTFKSLIFLPMSVSFIAAASMWSFVYAYNAPGQPQVGLLNGIWTAITHQNPVPWLQNDFLRMNSFLLMAVVIWLNAGYAMVLLSAAIKAVPEETIEAARIDGASERQAFFRVIAPQIRTTIIAVGITVLITVMKIFDIVFAMTNGQFDTNVLGVEFYSQFFAFNNPGKASAVVVILILAVVPVIVYQVRTYREQEALR, encoded by the coding sequence GTGCAGCAAGTCCTCAGCGTCCTCGTCTCCGTCATCGGCGGACTGGCCGTCTCGTTCCTGATCTACCTCGGGCTCAACTTCCTGGTCTCGAAGACGCACGGCAAGTGGCACGGTCGCCTCCTGCCCTACGTCTTCATCGGCCCGGTCCTGCTCCTCCTGCTCGTCTTCCTGGTCGTCCCGACGGTGCAGACCGTCATCCAGAGCCTGCAGAAGACCGACCAGTACGGGCTGACGTCCTTCGGCGGCCTCGACAACTACGTCTCGCTCTTCTCGACCCCGTCGTTCCTGTCGACCCTGCTCAACAACCTGCTGTGGATCATCGTCGTCCCCGCGGTGGTGGTCGTGATCGGCCTGCTCGTGGCCACCCTGGCGGACCGCCTCGGCCCGAAGCGCGAGAAGACCTTCAAGTCGCTGATCTTCCTGCCGATGTCGGTGAGCTTCATCGCCGCCGCGTCGATGTGGTCGTTCGTGTACGCGTACAACGCTCCGGGCCAGCCGCAGGTCGGCCTGCTCAACGGCATCTGGACCGCGATCACGCACCAGAACCCGGTCCCGTGGCTGCAGAACGACTTCCTGCGGATGAACAGCTTCCTGCTCATGGCGGTCGTCATCTGGCTCAACGCCGGCTACGCGATGGTGCTGCTCTCCGCGGCGATCAAGGCCGTGCCCGAGGAGACGATCGAGGCGGCGCGCATCGACGGTGCGAGCGAGCGCCAGGCGTTCTTCCGTGTGATCGCACCCCAGATCCGGACGACGATCATCGCCGTCGGCATCACGGTGCTCATCACGGTGATGAAGATCTTCGACATCGTCTTCGCGATGACGAACGGGCAGTTCGACACCAACGTGCTCGGCGTCGAGTTCTACTCGCAGTTCTTCGCGTTCAACAACCCCGGGAAGGCGTCCGCCGTGGTCGTCATCCTCATCCTCGCCGTGGTGCCGGTCATCGTGTACCAGGTGCGCACCTACCGTGAACAGGAGGCCCTCCGATGA
- a CDS encoding ABC transporter substrate-binding protein produces the protein MRLRKGIAVAAALAVGTGLTLTGCSAGGSGSSSDGTVTISGGFTGAQATAFQKDLDTWAKGQGITVKYSGSDSFQTSIVTQVKGGQAPDIAIFPQPGVLKSLISQGIQPLDDLIDVKSVTADEANGLADIAKVNGKTYGLPYNINVKSLVWYDPAAFKAKGYEVPKTDAELTALQDKIIQDGSGYPWCVGIASQGSNGWPMTDWLEEYVLRYGGLQKYDDWITHKVKFDSPLVKKAAGKVESMIFADGAVNGGGKAMASTDFGAAGNNLFVDGGKSAGQCYMMRQGTFITGNFPETIQQQIAKGDTTNVNAFPLPTPEGAATSGTLGGGDLVAAFKKDDATKKVVDYLVGKEFGTNGYAKNWSAALSPHNDFPASEYTSPFQKVAQQAVKDSKVFGFDASDQMPGAVGAGTEWTNLTAWTAGQQSLDQTLKAIDDSWPSQ, from the coding sequence ATGAGGCTTCGTAAGGGCATCGCCGTCGCCGCCGCGCTCGCGGTCGGGACCGGCTTGACGCTGACCGGCTGCAGCGCCGGCGGATCCGGGTCGTCGTCGGACGGCACCGTCACGATCTCCGGTGGGTTCACCGGTGCACAGGCCACGGCGTTCCAGAAGGACCTGGACACGTGGGCCAAGGGCCAGGGCATCACGGTCAAGTACTCGGGCAGCGACAGCTTCCAGACGTCGATCGTCACCCAGGTGAAGGGCGGCCAGGCCCCCGACATCGCGATCTTCCCCCAGCCCGGTGTGCTGAAGTCGCTCATCAGCCAGGGCATCCAGCCGCTCGACGACCTCATCGACGTCAAGAGCGTCACGGCGGACGAGGCGAACGGCCTTGCCGACATCGCGAAGGTGAACGGCAAGACCTACGGCCTGCCCTACAACATCAACGTGAAGTCGCTCGTCTGGTACGACCCGGCGGCCTTCAAGGCGAAGGGGTACGAGGTCCCGAAGACGGACGCCGAGCTCACGGCGCTGCAGGACAAGATCATCCAGGACGGCTCCGGCTACCCGTGGTGCGTCGGCATCGCGTCGCAGGGCTCGAACGGCTGGCCGATGACGGACTGGCTCGAGGAGTACGTGCTGCGCTACGGCGGCCTGCAGAAGTACGACGACTGGATCACCCACAAGGTGAAGTTCGACTCGCCGCTGGTCAAGAAGGCCGCCGGCAAGGTCGAGTCGATGATCTTCGCCGACGGCGCGGTCAACGGCGGCGGCAAGGCCATGGCCTCGACCGACTTCGGCGCGGCGGGCAACAACCTGTTCGTCGACGGCGGCAAGTCGGCCGGTCAGTGCTACATGATGCGTCAGGGCACGTTCATCACCGGTAACTTCCCGGAGACGATCCAGCAGCAGATCGCGAAGGGCGACACGACGAACGTGAACGCCTTCCCGCTCCCGACCCCCGAGGGCGCAGCGACGTCGGGCACGCTCGGCGGTGGTGACCTGGTCGCCGCGTTCAAGAAGGACGACGCCACCAAGAAGGTCGTGGACTACCTGGTCGGCAAGGAGTTCGGCACGAACGGCTACGCCAAGAACTGGTCCGCCGCGCTCTCGCCGCACAACGACTTCCCGGCCTCGGAGTACACCAGCCCGTTCCAGAAGGTGGCGCAGCAGGCCGTGAAGGACTCGAAGGTCTTCGGCTTCGACGCCTCCGACCAGATGCCCGGGGCCGTCGGTGCCGGAACCGAGTGGACGAACCTGACTGCGTGGACCGCGGGACAGCAGTCCCTCGACCAGACGCTGAAGGCCATCGACGACTCCTGGCCGTCGCAGTAA
- a CDS encoding LacI family DNA-binding transcriptional regulator, translating into MARSTSIRDVAAEAGVSITTVSHALSGKGTVSARTRLRVEEAVERLGYAPNPIARAMRTDRRAVLGFVSEEIASTPYAGKIIVGAQAEAAAHDHVLMIVDIAAGEFDDPRIDALIQRQVDAVVFASASNRVIRLPRSLDPARTVLLDAFDPAAPVPSVVPDEQDIAATAVRALLEAGHRRIAHLTVEGAGPAVTGRVEGYERTLVDAGGTPVVIRAAGEVADAAAGHRAATELFGPVSPGAADRHDGERPTAVFAFNDQMAMGVYQVAEERGMRIGRDLSVVGIDDLQLVAAALRPGLTTVALPHEQMGRAAVRRALEQTGALTPPLAPRAGVERLRGELVVRDSIGPGTVTRS; encoded by the coding sequence GTGGCGCGATCGACGAGCATCCGCGACGTGGCGGCCGAGGCCGGCGTGTCGATCACGACGGTGTCGCACGCCCTGAGCGGCAAGGGCACCGTGAGCGCACGGACGCGGCTGCGGGTCGAGGAGGCGGTCGAGCGCCTCGGGTACGCCCCGAACCCCATAGCCCGCGCCATGCGGACCGACCGCCGAGCGGTGCTGGGCTTCGTGTCCGAGGAGATCGCCTCGACCCCGTACGCCGGCAAGATCATCGTCGGAGCGCAGGCCGAGGCCGCCGCGCACGATCACGTCCTGATGATCGTCGACATCGCAGCGGGGGAGTTCGACGATCCGCGCATCGACGCGCTGATCCAGCGCCAGGTCGACGCGGTGGTGTTCGCCTCGGCGTCGAACCGGGTCATCCGGCTGCCGCGGTCGCTCGACCCGGCCCGGACCGTGCTGCTCGACGCCTTCGACCCGGCGGCCCCGGTGCCGTCCGTGGTGCCCGACGAGCAGGACATCGCCGCGACGGCGGTCCGGGCGCTGCTCGAGGCGGGGCACCGACGCATCGCGCACCTGACCGTCGAGGGCGCCGGTCCTGCCGTGACGGGTCGCGTCGAGGGGTACGAGCGGACCCTGGTCGACGCCGGCGGCACCCCCGTGGTGATCCGCGCGGCCGGCGAGGTCGCGGACGCCGCGGCCGGTCACCGGGCGGCGACGGAGCTGTTCGGGCCGGTGTCGCCGGGAGCGGCCGACCGGCACGACGGCGAGCGCCCGACCGCGGTGTTCGCCTTCAACGACCAGATGGCGATGGGCGTCTACCAGGTGGCGGAGGAACGGGGCATGCGGATCGGGCGGGACCTGTCGGTCGTGGGCATCGACGACCTCCAGCTCGTCGCGGCGGCCCTGCGACCGGGCCTGACCACCGTGGCGCTCCCGCACGAGCAGATGGGGCGTGCCGCCGTCCGTCGTGCGCTCGAGCAGACGGGGGCGCTGACGCCGCCGCTCGCGCCACGTGCGGGGGTCGAGCGGCTCCGCGGCGAGCTCGTCGTCCGCGACTCGATCGGACCGGGAACCGTTACTCGTTCGTGA